From one Flavobacterium kingsejongi genomic stretch:
- a CDS encoding transposase, translating to MTPIELLKFMLPDFLVDHFEVVSSTNTEEILHLYFEENAKPPSEFNGLQLISKGFQDEITIQDFPLRGKFVYLHIKRRRWTNKDTSEIVKRDWNLVAKGTRMTQEFAAFLKEINR from the coding sequence ATGACCCCAATAGAGCTATTGAAGTTTATGCTTCCTGATTTTTTAGTTGACCATTTTGAAGTGGTTTCTTCTACTAATACAGAAGAAATATTACACCTATACTTTGAAGAGAATGCCAAACCTCCGTCAGAATTTAATGGACTTCAGTTAATCTCAAAGGGTTTCCAGGATGAGATCACTATTCAGGACTTTCCTTTGAGAGGGAAGTTCGTGTATCTACACATCAAAAGACGTCGCTGGACCAATAAAGACACAAGTGAGATCGTTAAAAGAGATTGGAATCTAGTTGCCAAGGGAACCCGCATGACTCAGGAGTTTGCGGCTTTTTTAAAAGAAATTAATAGATAA
- a CDS encoding transposase, which translates to MGGFFGVNGKKLQRQYKKHLSSFSTWAQREHAHEWIIYPENIGTHLSIDEVALSQGELFTIVTNKEAKGKKGCLVAIIAGTKADQVIEHICKIDYKKRSWVQEITLDMANSMKLISKKCFPKAVQVTDRFHVQKLALEALQEIRIKYRWEAMDTENRFILQAEKEKKTYLPDLLSNGDSVKQLLARSRYVLYKSRDKWTERQNERAQLLFGLYPDIKKAYSLTQQLRGIYNNHNNKHVAMTKLAHWYRNVEESGFKNFNILLNTITVNYQSILNYFDNRSTNASAESFNAKVKAFRSQFRGVRKVDFFLFRLSNLFG; encoded by the coding sequence ATTGGAGGTTTCTTTGGAGTCAATGGGAAAAAGTTACAAAGACAATACAAAAAACATTTAAGCTCCTTTAGTACGTGGGCTCAACGTGAACATGCACATGAGTGGATTATTTATCCTGAAAATATAGGTACCCACTTGTCAATTGATGAAGTAGCCTTGTCTCAGGGTGAGCTTTTTACTATTGTAACCAATAAGGAAGCTAAAGGTAAAAAAGGTTGCCTAGTTGCTATTATTGCAGGGACAAAGGCAGATCAGGTCATTGAACATATCTGTAAAATTGATTACAAAAAAAGAAGTTGGGTTCAAGAAATAACACTTGACATGGCTAATTCCATGAAGTTGATTTCCAAAAAATGTTTTCCAAAAGCGGTACAGGTTACCGATAGATTTCATGTTCAAAAATTAGCTCTAGAAGCATTACAGGAGATTAGAATAAAATATCGTTGGGAAGCGATGGATACTGAGAATCGATTCATATTACAAGCGGAAAAAGAAAAAAAAACTTATCTCCCAGATCTTTTATCTAATGGAGACTCTGTAAAACAGTTGCTCGCCAGAAGTAGATATGTTCTTTATAAATCCCGCGATAAATGGACCGAAAGACAAAATGAACGAGCCCAATTGTTATTTGGCTTATATCCCGATATTAAAAAGGCATACAGTTTAACCCAACAACTACGAGGTATTTACAACAATCATAACAATAAACACGTTGCGATGACAAAATTGGCACATTGGTACAGGAATGTAGAGGAGTCAGGGTTTAAAAATTTTAATATCCTTTTAAATACTATAACGGTTAATTACCAGTCAATCTTAAACTATTTTGACAATAGAAGTACAAATGCTTCAGCAGAATCTTTTAATGCTAAAGTAAAAGCATTTAGAAGTCAATTTAGAGGAGTGCGTAAAGTAGATTTCTTCTTATTTAGATTATCTAATCTTTTTGGGTAA
- a CDS encoding M15 family metallopeptidase: MKYFILSFGLSIFTFCGATRLEHFETGSFRSHSYNSPVTDTIEPQDTAFVNLNAYSSDFNYDMRYATPNNFLKAKVYDCAECYLRYATIKALLAANKEFGALGYKITIYDCYRPLEIQKRMYKIVPDARYVANPKTGSIHNRGGAVDISLIDSTGAVVPMGTEFDHFGKEAHQDYTKLSPEIRANRNLLREIMEKNGFESIRTEWWHFNLKGST; the protein is encoded by the coding sequence ATGAAATATTTTATCTTAAGTTTTGGGCTGTCTATCTTCACTTTTTGCGGTGCAACAAGGCTGGAGCACTTTGAAACAGGAAGTTTTCGAAGCCATTCCTACAACTCGCCCGTTACGGATACTATAGAACCCCAGGACACTGCCTTTGTGAATTTAAATGCGTACAGTTCCGATTTTAATTATGACATGCGTTATGCTACCCCAAATAATTTTTTGAAGGCAAAGGTGTATGATTGTGCCGAATGCTATCTTCGTTATGCTACAATTAAAGCGCTCTTGGCGGCGAATAAGGAATTTGGGGCACTGGGGTACAAGATTACGATTTATGACTGCTACCGCCCGTTGGAGATCCAAAAAAGGATGTACAAAATTGTTCCGGATGCCCGATATGTAGCGAATCCTAAAACTGGATCAATACACAACCGTGGTGGAGCGGTTGATATTTCTTTAATTGACAGCACAGGAGCAGTTGTACCGATGGGGACTGAATTCGATCATTTCGGGAAAGAAGCACATCAGGATTATACAAAGTTATCCCCTGAAATAAGAGCCAATAGAAATTTGCTCCGTGAGATCATGGAGAAAAACGGGTTTGAATCCATTCGTACGGAATGGTGGCATTTTAACCTAAAAGGATCTACATAG
- a CDS encoding MgtC/SapB family protein, whose protein sequence is MMPIFEFALRLGWAAALGVTIGFERQWRQKSAGLRTNTLVSLGAAAFILLSVSITGESGDPGRIAAQIVTGIGFLGAGVIMKDGLSVQGLNTAATLWCSAAVGALAGLGLFAESFVVAIAIMLTHLFLRPVGLKMNRLTFRATEDSLYFYSFKIRCKEQVENHLRVLMLGFLKNDVHLQLRSLKSSDNGSVGYAYVEAEILANGNHDLEMEILAGKLTVEYGVTQVSWEVNGEQND, encoded by the coding sequence ATGATGCCAATATTTGAATTTGCACTACGTCTGGGATGGGCAGCAGCACTTGGTGTGACGATAGGTTTTGAAAGGCAGTGGCGCCAAAAGAGCGCCGGGCTCCGGACCAATACTTTAGTTTCCTTAGGTGCAGCAGCTTTTATTCTCCTGTCGGTATCGATTACGGGAGAATCCGGTGATCCGGGGCGTATTGCGGCACAGATCGTTACCGGAATTGGTTTTTTGGGCGCTGGGGTCATCATGAAAGATGGCCTAAGCGTACAGGGATTGAACACTGCAGCAACACTATGGTGTTCCGCTGCTGTAGGGGCATTGGCAGGGTTGGGATTATTTGCCGAATCTTTTGTGGTGGCAATAGCCATTATGCTGACCCATTTGTTCCTGAGGCCGGTAGGCCTAAAAATGAACCGGCTCACGTTTAGGGCTACAGAAGACAGCCTGTATTTCTATTCTTTCAAAATACGATGTAAGGAGCAGGTAGAAAATCACTTGCGTGTGCTGATGCTGGGCTTTTTAAAAAACGATGTGCATTTGCAATTGCGTTCCCTGAAAAGCAGTGATAATGGAAGTGTGGGATACGCCTATGTGGAAGCGGAAATTCTGGCCAATGGCAACCATGACCTGGAAATGGAAATATTAGCCGGCAAACTTACTGTTGAATATGGAGTGACACAGGTGAGCTGGGAAGTAAATGGCGAACAAAATGACTAA
- a CDS encoding TrmH family RNA methyltransferase, translated as MQLVHEQNFSTKTLFPVVIVSDTISFLDNIGSLFRAGDAFGVSKIFFYDENPAFNYRKIHKTSRNTHKTVPHEVITDRKEIIRRLQEENYTIIALEITATSKDLRDIELNKDQKIALIIGNEVHGIQQDFLEIAHQTVHIQMHGTNSSMNVVQAAAIALYEIINQIK; from the coding sequence ATGCAATTAGTCCACGAGCAGAATTTTTCCACCAAAACCCTTTTTCCAGTAGTAATTGTAAGTGATACCATCAGCTTTCTGGACAATATTGGTTCATTATTTCGGGCAGGAGATGCTTTTGGAGTGTCTAAAATATTTTTTTATGATGAAAATCCAGCATTCAACTACCGCAAAATACATAAGACATCCCGCAATACCCATAAAACGGTACCACACGAAGTTATAACCGACCGGAAAGAAATAATCCGAAGGCTACAGGAGGAAAATTATACTATTATAGCACTCGAAATTACCGCTACCAGCAAAGATTTACGAGACATCGAACTGAACAAAGACCAAAAAATAGCCTTAATTATTGGTAATGAAGTGCATGGCATCCAACAGGATTTTTTAGAAATTGCACACCAGACCGTCCATATCCAGATGCATGGTACCAACAGCAGCATGAATGTGGTTCAGGCAGCGGCTATTGCATTATATGAAATCATCAATCAAATTAAATAA
- a CDS encoding THUMP-like domain-containing protein gives MENPVLAPEIQHFIQDHIGADITRLALQKNPFPAVSWLEILNQIAAKTKSKEKLPTWFNATDIIYPAKISIEQTSSEKTALYKSQIVSGETLIDLTGGFGVDDFYFAKAVKKVIHCEINPELSTLVRHNFQALGIDSITCITGDSTEILKTIPEKLDWIYIDPSRRSDHKGKVFMLQDCLPNVPELLDFYFEHTDALLIKTAPILDLSSGISELSHVKNIHIVAVENEVKELLWELSKGYNGAITLKTVNITNSGMEYFQSTHKESIADVQYSLPKKYLYEPNSAIMKSGSFDAISSTFHVEKLHQHSHLYTSGKLIDFPGRRFEIQSVVPYQKKEMSQFKGKKVNITTRNFPDSVENIRKKWKINDGGDDYCFFTTDVNTNKIILICTKIKNT, from the coding sequence TTGGAAAATCCTGTTTTAGCACCGGAAATACAACACTTTATCCAGGACCACATCGGTGCGGACATCACCCGTCTTGCCTTACAGAAAAACCCCTTCCCTGCTGTTTCATGGCTTGAAATCCTAAACCAGATTGCTGCAAAAACAAAATCAAAAGAAAAACTCCCGACCTGGTTTAATGCTACGGATATTATCTATCCTGCTAAAATTTCAATAGAACAGACTTCTTCTGAAAAAACGGCTTTGTATAAATCCCAAATCGTTTCCGGTGAGACACTTATTGACCTTACGGGCGGCTTTGGTGTGGATGATTTTTATTTTGCCAAAGCCGTAAAAAAAGTAATTCATTGTGAGATCAATCCCGAACTATCCACACTTGTCCGTCATAATTTCCAAGCACTTGGAATCGACAGTATAACCTGTATTACAGGGGATAGTACTGAAATCCTTAAAACCATACCGGAAAAACTGGACTGGATCTATATCGATCCTTCCCGCAGGAGTGATCATAAGGGAAAAGTATTTATGTTACAGGATTGCCTTCCAAATGTACCGGAATTGCTGGACTTTTATTTTGAGCATACCGATGCGCTCCTGATCAAAACAGCTCCCATTCTGGATCTAAGCTCTGGTATTTCAGAACTTTCTCATGTCAAAAATATCCATATCGTCGCAGTTGAGAACGAAGTAAAAGAACTGCTATGGGAATTATCAAAAGGTTACAATGGTGCAATTACATTGAAAACAGTCAATATCACCAATAGCGGTATGGAATATTTTCAAAGCACTCATAAAGAATCAATTGCTGACGTACAGTATAGCTTACCCAAAAAATACCTTTACGAACCCAATAGCGCCATTATGAAATCCGGTAGTTTTGATGCGATAAGCAGCACTTTCCATGTGGAAAAATTACACCAGCATTCCCATCTCTACACTTCAGGGAAGTTAATTGATTTTCCGGGAAGGCGCTTTGAAATTCAATCTGTTGTGCCTTATCAAAAAAAGGAGATGAGCCAGTTCAAAGGCAAAAAAGTAAATATCACTACCCGCAATTTCCCGGATAGCGTAGAAAACATCCGTAAAAAATGGAAAATAAACGATGGTGGCGATGATTATTGTTTTTTTACAACAGATGTAAATACTAACAAAATAATCTTAATTTGCACCAAAATAAAAAACACCTAA
- the mgtE gene encoding magnesium transporter, with the protein MTNRMNILDLKKLAKEFQDIDQLIQVIPLLKKMPTVEVAEVLLRLDTFYIMDLLFRFSPEQQGLLYAEFPVRLQLDIFQGLSKKKFVSFFENMPSENRADLFQHFSQEEQVLLLPYLSKKVQENVIELSSYPPETAGGIMSTDFATVVKSMSCAEAIAKVRSDAPSKRTIYYTYVVDADQKIQGFITLKDLILAHPETLVEEALHTDFVWVYVDEDRKKVAEKIEKYDLVAIPVLNRGNQLVGIVMHDDAIEIIRAEHTENMEKFMGIVPAREESAYLDTSSWKHFKKRMVWIVSLAAVGIISGLIIHSYENALEKLLILALYMPMVADTGGNSGSQAATVVVRALALGQVTPRSWLRILWKEAKISLLLALCLSVLAYGKVLFLSWETEIPTAYSLESIAFMISLALALQVITATVIGAGLPLLVNRFGGDPAVAASPAITTVVDITGLLIYFGMATLFFAL; encoded by the coding sequence ATGACTAATAGAATGAATATACTGGATTTAAAAAAACTGGCGAAGGAATTTCAGGATATCGATCAATTGATCCAGGTAATCCCTTTATTGAAAAAGATGCCGACGGTTGAAGTGGCAGAGGTATTATTGCGACTGGATACTTTTTACATCATGGACCTGCTTTTTCGATTCAGCCCGGAACAACAAGGCTTATTGTATGCCGAATTTCCGGTTCGCCTGCAATTGGATATATTCCAGGGATTGAGCAAAAAGAAATTTGTTTCTTTTTTTGAGAATATGCCGTCAGAAAACCGGGCGGATCTATTTCAGCATTTCAGTCAGGAAGAACAGGTTTTGCTATTGCCCTATTTGTCTAAAAAAGTGCAGGAGAATGTGATCGAACTGAGTTCCTATCCTCCTGAAACGGCTGGGGGAATCATGAGTACCGATTTTGCTACGGTGGTAAAATCGATGTCCTGTGCAGAGGCTATCGCCAAAGTACGGAGTGATGCACCCTCCAAGCGTACGATCTATTATACCTATGTAGTAGACGCCGATCAGAAAATCCAGGGTTTTATCACCTTGAAAGACCTGATTCTGGCGCATCCGGAAACGCTGGTGGAAGAAGCCCTGCATACTGACTTTGTATGGGTGTATGTGGATGAGGATCGAAAAAAAGTAGCTGAAAAAATTGAGAAATATGATTTGGTTGCCATACCAGTACTGAATAGGGGAAATCAGCTTGTGGGGATCGTAATGCACGATGATGCCATTGAAATCATACGGGCAGAGCATACGGAAAACATGGAGAAATTCATGGGGATTGTCCCTGCCAGAGAAGAATCTGCCTATCTTGATACGTCGAGCTGGAAGCATTTTAAGAAACGGATGGTCTGGATTGTGTCGCTGGCAGCAGTTGGGATTATTTCAGGGCTGATTATCCATAGCTATGAGAATGCACTGGAAAAATTATTAATACTGGCTTTATACATGCCTATGGTAGCAGATACGGGAGGTAATTCAGGAAGCCAGGCGGCAACTGTGGTTGTACGGGCCTTAGCATTAGGGCAGGTAACACCCCGAAGCTGGCTGCGTATCTTATGGAAAGAAGCTAAAATCAGTCTTCTGTTAGCGTTGTGTTTGAGTGTGCTGGCCTATGGGAAAGTGCTTTTTCTGAGCTGGGAAACGGAAATCCCGACAGCTTATAGTTTAGAATCCATTGCGTTTATGATTTCCTTGGCACTGGCATTGCAAGTCATTACAGCCACGGTGATAGGAGCAGGGCTGCCTTTGCTGGTGAATCGTTTTGGAGGCGATCCGGCGGTGGCCGCAAGTCCTGCAATTACTACTGTGGTTGATATAACAGGATTGCTGATTTACTTTGGAATGGCGACGCTCTTTTTTGCGCTTTGA